In Paramormyrops kingsleyae isolate MSU_618 chromosome 11, PKINGS_0.4, whole genome shotgun sequence, the genomic window ATCAGCTGGGAGTGATTGAAAGGGTGGATGGAAAGGTGAGAGATGACAGCAATTATCTTTTCTTCTGTCTTTTAAATCTCTTTACAATGGGTTAATTTGGAGATGGATCCCCTTCTAGagaacattatatatatatatatatatatatatatatatatatatatgtgtgtgtgtgtgtgtgtgtgtcctctgtatttaacccatatgtgacatagcagggggctgCTAAttcagggagcagtgcttggggagcagtgcttgggggcagtaccttgctcagggtacctcagtggcgCCCTGCTgatcagggattcaaacctgcaaccaCGAGTGCGCTTCCcaaaccattaagccaccactaccTGTTAATACTGTGCTGCCATTGTTTTATAAACTTACAGGGGTTTCTTGGGAGCCAGTATCACAAAAGGGGAAAGGGGAAAAGCTGCCTCTTCGTAGCCCAACTATTTTACACAGTGCCAGCTGTTGCTATGTACCGAGATGTACACTTCAGTCTCTCGTAGAAGTAGGTTCGATTGCAGCACGTGGTTGAAGAAGATTGTGATGTGGCGGCCTCTAGTGACAAAAGTCGGTATTGCACAGTACATTGACAAATACCCATTTAATATCATTTACCCGAAATCCTTGAAGAATTACTGCTTTTTCAGTCGAAGATGGGGTATTTCATGAACCAAGTAGCAaaataatatgaatattttgaTACCTACCCCCAAAAACTGTTTTGGCATATAATTTTCACTTAGCTATTAATTGAGCATTAACTGTTgcttaatattaattattgttcaacTTCAAAATCAGTCTGTACAATTCACAAACTGAGAACAAAATTAACTATATACATCATTCAAATTCTGAAGCACATTTATCACTGAAACACAGTGTTGATCTTCAGCATGTTAGCTGCAAGTTCCTCTGGCATACAGTATTTCCACCTTGTTCATTCACACCAGCTTAAAACATTAATATCATAAGAGCTCTTCTCTGTGCCCAAAATACTTCAAATAATGGGTCCCACATCAGTTCACTTACTTTATCTCTGGATCTGGATTGCACATCCCTTTCTTTAGGTTTTTGTAGATACAAGCTATTTTAATTGCTATCCTGCTGGCAAtcataatgaaaacattctgttGGCTGAAATATTTCTTAGCACTGCGGTTATTTTAGTTGCAGTCTTGAGCCCTGCTAATGCAGTCACATGCCTACTGTGTATATTTTGGTAACTTAATATAGTTGCTTGAATAATGTGACTTCGTCGTAGATGGGATTTTAGTGGTTCTTCTAACAGACGTATCAGGACAACGATTAAACAAAACTGATGTGTACTGCAGACTTCTACGTTCTAATAGTCAGCTAGTACTTTGAAAAGAGGAAATTCAGCCATTTTTATGATATACCGGACCAACGGCAGTCTACAAGGTCACCCTCTATCCCTGTTAAAGGCAGCGGGACATTCTTCGAAAACCTGTTGCAGCTCATCAAGGAGACAAATTGCAGTGTCCTCTACCATTAATATCTGATGGACCCACAGAGTAAAGGTGTTAAACACTTATATTGGAGCTGCTGCTTCCTGAAGTCGTTGTGAGACGTTCTGTTTGCAATTAGTGTCCAGTTCTGAAGTTTGAGAGACCTGCATGCATAATTATGACAAAATACTAGGcatagttttcatttttgtagATTAAGAGGTATTTAAGTTGATAGTTACATTGGTACATTTGAACTAGGGATTGGTCATTCACCTGCATCCTACTTCCTCAGGGTTTTGCTTCAGGAATCTTGCACTTCAGTAATTTTACATTCAGAAGTGTTCTACGGAAAGcctatttttcattaaaaaaaattaattagcAATTTGTCATATAAATAATTCTAAATAATAAAGAGCAGAAAATGTAGCCTTTCGAGTACGACTTACCTATATTGAGCATCGACAACACGTTACAAAACCTTCCGGATTAATCTTGGCAGATGTAGCCATTTGTGTGAATTGTAAGTGGTAAAAACAAAAACTCGTATCTCAGTGGAACGATGGAGCAGGAGAAAAAGCTTCTGGTCTCATTAGCGTAGCTCCGGTGCTGTAACTCAAGACCGGCGTAGTGATCTTTGTGAACTATTCTGAGAGTTGTCTGCTGACACTAAGGGGAGACACGATGCACTGCTGAAATCCCACTGCCTCACATGTGCTCCTTGGATGTTGTGAAAACGGCTCAGCTCCGACTGTCTGTCTCTTAGCCATGACTGATACCCCATAAATCCCCGCGTCCGGCGGCGGGCCTCGTTCAGTGGTTTTTAGTGCAAACCATTTTATGAGAGTGGTTGCGTTTTATATCTCGAGGATATCGGTGGACATCTTGCCCCGACCTTGAGACCCGGCAGGGCTGCGCTAAATTCCTGCAGAGGCACGTGTTGTGGAGTGACAGCGCCAGCTGCCTGTGGCATGACACGCACGGGGGCCGGCTGTGGGCACCGCAGCCATTCGGAGATGTGTCCTGCACGGGTGCCTTTTCTTTCAGCGGTCCGCCATGTCCCGTAAACGTTTCTAAGGATTCCAGCTTATGCCTGGGACTTCCTATAGCCCCCAGCAGGTACCTTAATTGATGGAGTTTTTGCATTCTTCTCTGACTCTCTCAGGCATGTAGGACAATATACTGCTAGCTTCTAGGTTCTTCCATGTAGCAAACCAATTTTCTTCAGCCCACCAGAATTTCCGGCCACCCATCCCTTAGCTCTTGGATCTAACAAACTGGACCACTGGTTCTTCTCCAGGCTAAGCTTTAGACAGCGTGCCTTCTTTTGGGGTTGCTTCTTTTTCAGGTCTCCCCTGCAGGAAGCAGGAGATCCTTTCCTCCGTCCGCCAGTGAACGGGACACCAAAGCGGATGATTTTTATGAGGCATCTCATAACAGACATGGGCCAGGACCAAACCAAGCAGCAGATTGAAAAGGGCCTGCACCTTTACCAGTCCAATCAGACAGAAAAGGCCTTGAACATTTGGATGAACGTGCTGGAGAAAACGTCAGACCCTGAAGGCAAATTCCGGGTACTGGGGTGCCTCATCACTGCCCACTCTGAGATGGGGAAGTACAAAGAGATGTTGAAGGTAAGGTCCCCTCCTGTGATCCCAGACTGTCTTTTAGCACTCCCTGTTCCAGGTTAGCATTGCGAATAACACCAGCTGCAAGAGAGACAGAAACTTTATTTTCAACATATTTTTAATCATATGTATTCTTTCATGACTAAATACGCATTTGACCTAAGTGTTCCAAGTGGCACCAGACTCATTTTCAAATGAATATCTACACTTTTGCTAATTTGCactattaaatatatttttaatctttttttgtgATATCTCAATGGATTATCTTAAATGGAGATCTTCCTCTGGAAGGCTTTTGGTTCTTCTTTGTGATTTGTGAGGAtcttctctgtctttctctttctTCTGAGAACTTCCTCACACTTGTACGAAGGGGCACACAGGCCCAGCTGCTACTTAATTCAGCCCTGGCGTCCAATACTAATGGTCACGGTGAAGAAAGTTGTTGCTCTAAGTCTCAAAACATGCTTTGGCCATTATGGGTTTAAAGGAAATATGGGAGGCAgaaggaaaaacataaaaagacaCCTGACATGTGACATAACCACCATACCTGTCTCTACAGATACATCTGCTGCCTATCATGCTCTTCCTGTCCCCAGTAGACAAAGCAGTGGTCTTTCAATCACACTGCCGTTCACTTCATGTCATTTttttgaaatacacaaaatcctTATATACCATGAGTTATATAAATTTCAGCCGATTAAATCTTGTATTACTTGTATCACTTGCCAAAGGGTGCATGCGAGTATTCTGTCAGCACTGAAGTCAAACTTCAGTTTGTCAGCACTCAAGTCAAATGGCCACTTGAAAAAGTCAAAATTTTCTACTGACCAGATTTATTGAATCCCCATCCAGTCTGCTAGAACAATACTgagtaaaataaagtaaaatccATGTGTCCCGCAGCCCTGTACTGGAGAAGCAGCCAACAGACAAAAGTCCAGATGTTATTCATCTCTAACATGTCAGATAAACCATGTTTCCAAAAAATGTTTGAAAGTGCTTGAAAGTGGCCGGCTTGAGTACCGGAGGCCCATTCCTTTATTTGTCTCGTGCAAATATCAtccaaaatgcatttcagtGCAATTTCGTAACACAGTGACGACAGACTCAACCTTCCTACAGCCTTTTTGGACTAGAAGGCCAATGCAAGTGTCCGAAACATTAAACTTCTGAGGTTTTCACATGAGCTTCTTACATCCTCGGCAGTACGCCCTAGCTCAGATCGACACAGCCCGGGAGATGGAGGATCCAGACTACCTGACAGAAGGCTACTTGAACCTTGCACGAAGTAACGAGAAGCTGTGCGACTTCCAGAAAACCATCTCCTACTGCAAAACCTGCCTGAACATGCAGGGGACCACCATCGGCCTGCAGCTGAACGGTCAGGTGTGCCTGAGTATGGGCAACGCCTTCTGCGGCCTCAGCGTGTTCCAGAAGGCCTTGGAGAGCTACGAAAAGGCTCTCCGCTATGCCCACAACAATGACGACAAGATGCTGGAGTGCCGCGTCTGCTGTAGCCTGGGCCACTTCTACGTTCAGCTCAAGGTACAGTACTGTCCCCTTAGCGGAGAGTACCGACAGCACCAGGAACTACACAGAAATGTTTACTAGATCATTCACCATTCTTGATGTGGAAGTAGCTATCAAACACCTCAGTGTTGCGCATTACTATTAGCaacatattaatataaaaaaattaaaatcctaAAACCTTTCACTGTCTGCTGAGCAGCTTGATTTCTATAAATGAATTGTGGGTAGTTCCTGGTGAGTAAGTAATGATCTTTTctggcaaataaaaaaatggttAGCTAATGCTTgcagcaactgggggttaaaggccttattcaggggcccagcagtgaaatcactgGCGGACTTCCAATTTTgcctaatgcccccccccccccccgccccccaataCCAACTGGAAGATCTTATGAAGTACTGAGAAAAGGCAGCACAAAATGGCAGCTATGGCGGCATTAGGCAAAATCATGTATTACGCAGAAACTAAGAATATGTGTTACGGGGGATAGAAAATGAAATGACATGTTTTAACACTAATGCTAAGTACAAAAACACGAAGGCTGCAGGAAAATTGTGAGAGGTTTGGAGTAAGTTAGAGGCCTGCTGTTACATTTGCACTGCTGTGGTACATAGCATCACTTGCTATTCACAAACACTCAATATACCTGTGGGCTATGCAGTGTATGTAGGCCAATGTGTATTTATATAGGCTAATGTATctaaatgtgcttttttttgttaaaacatACAAAGATTTTGCTTGCTGTGAAAACATTTTATCCGGTATAAGGCGATAATATGCGATTAAGTGTCAGTTTTGCTTGTGCTTTTGACATATGTAGTAGGATGTTTGAAGCATTCAGCTTTAGGGTGTTTCCAGTGGCtgggttgctagttcaaatcccagaagcAGTATTATGCTACTTACAAAGGTGTCCTTTCTGCTCCAGTGAAATAGATGTATGGGAATTGGGGCTGCTGAATGCACAAAACAACTTTTGATTGTAAGAAATATTACAAAGTAGATTTTGTCTTTTTCCTCCCAATTGGTACCTTTATCATATACCTAGATAACCGGTTGTAGCCTCCAGAAAATACTTTTTCTAAGCAGATTTTTAGAACATCATTCTGGTTGTTCTTCCCTCACTGTGACACTGTAATTTCACTGTAATAACCTTAAGTGAGGATGACCTGAAATATGTTCCTTCAGATATGTTTGAGCATCTTTAACTGATTCACCTTGATGACAGAGCACAGGTTGTGGGGGCAAGTTTGAAATGTTAAGTTAAACAGCATTATAGTGAATTACAGTGTAGGGTGTCACTTTGTATCCTTAAAGTTCTAGGGCTCTGTTGGTGTTGGAAAGCAGCCACAACTCAACACACACTCCAGTGCACTCTAGTGAAAAGTAGTAAATAGTGTGTCTGTcattacagacagacacactatgtCAGTGATCACCTTAAGACATTTAAACCAATGTTCTTTTAACGCTTTTAAGTCATTTAACTGTAATACTTTATAGTTTCCTTAGCTTATTAAAATTAACATTATTTAGTCAGTATGTGGCTTAATATTTTAAAGGATATGAGTCATTCAGAAGTTTGTAATTTATGATGTTTTGCACCGTAGAACTTTCTGGGTCTTTCTTGGTTGCCGTGTGACCCTTACACCCTGTTCATCTGGGCTTTGGCAGGATTATGAGAAGGCCTTGTTCTTCCCCTGCAAGGCGGCGGAGCTGGTCAATGACTACGGCAAGGGCTGGAGTCTCAAGTACCGAGCTATGAGTCAGTACCACATGGCAGTAGCCTACAGGAAGCTGGACCGCCTGCCGGACTCGATGGAGTGCTGTGAGGTGAGGTGCATGGTCCTAGGCAGGAGCCGAGAGCTTCGGAAGTGTATCAAAACGTGGAGAAATTGCTTCTTATTGTCTTATTTAAGTCGTATCAGCTATCAGTCATCCATCCACTGGAACCTTTCACTGGCAGTGAAGGACACAAGCCAGGGCCACACGCTGGCTGGGATGTCCTACCCTCACACACGATCCTATACTGTGGGCAATTTATAGATGCCACTTAGCCTAACTGCACGTCATTGGATTGTGGAGGAAACTCACAGTGGAAGGATTCAAGCCCCAGCCCCAGTTGCGTTCATACCGCAGATATTAGAAACTGCGGATTCTGATGAAAAGGATTCTGATGTTTCAGCCTCATCATGCTTGTTATACATTTTTGTAACACAGACACTGCGGTAGCGTGGCAATGAATGCGATCGGTGGGAATGGTAGAGGCAGACTGGATGACAGTTCTGCAGGGAAGCGTGGGTTTGGGGACAAAGGGAGATGTGTCACGTACTGGGCGTGACTGGGCTGGCAGATCACCATGTTACAGCCTGTACTCATTTGGCATGTGGTTTGAAACTTATGAATCGTTaatttctggaattttccagttttttttggGACCGCAGTACTGAAACTGCGGTTACTGAAAGCATGGATACAGGGATCCCATTCTACGTTGCATTTATCTCTTTTGCAGTTGCTTGATGTGATtgctcacacaaacacaaacattgctttactcccttttcatttctaccaatctTGCCTTGGTATTGCCAGTGTTGAAATTTGTTATGCTTCTGCAAACTCCCTGCTTTCTTCTAGAAATCCATCCTCCGATGTGTGTGTAAGTTTAGCATGTTCCCCTATGTCATACAGGCCTCCTATGATGGTTTCCTCCCTgctgtccaaagacatgcagctagATTTACAGGCACCACTTTATTTgaggggacatgaataatgtagtagtacactcttactgaatgtattaattaaccagtaactaagtgttagttacacaCTGATCCTATGTTTGTTAATCAATCATGACGgctcatgtatttcatgcaggaaCTGTTAGTTCATGATTagttcttgagtagtaactgagtaacaaggttatttgtgccccctcaagtaaagtgttaccaatttGCATTGTCCATAGTGTGTATATTAATAATGATTATGAGTGTTATATATACCCTGCTTTACTGTAACACCCCATGCAGGCCGCTTTTAACCCTGCCTAGAATCAGAAGTTAGTCAGTGGATCGACAGTCATTGCAGTGTGTTTATTAGCTGGTTCATCTTTTAAAAAGTACTTACTGTTTATGGTAGCTGGATGGATAAAGCAGTGAAATGCTTAGGGGTGTGAGTCTTCGTGAAAATGGGCAGTGCCTTGATATAAATATATGAGttcagagtgatttcacctttGGCCCCTTAACCCACTGTTTTCTCAGACAGGCATGATGCTTGTATAAAAGTGTCGTAGACATGTACCACATCATAGTCATGTTATGTACCAGGTCATTTGACCAAAGCTATTTGACATTGCTCACCATCTTACTGTAGCTCTTGTGGTTATTGCACGTATATCATGAAAGATTCTGGCCAGACGTTACATTTTGTGTCTGGAGCATCACGGAAGCTGCTCTGTTGAAGGACGTCCGTGGCACGTTGACGTCAATCACAGTGTGTGCTTATGAATATTCAGGGAGAAATAGCACTCATAAGGTGATGAGAGGTGAAAAGGTTTTAGTGAAATCTTTCTGGAGTCCTTtagcaaattaaattaataggAAACTATATATTTGAATTTCA contains:
- the rapsn gene encoding 43 kDa receptor-associated protein of the synapse, which codes for MIFMRHLITDMGQDQTKQQIEKGLHLYQSNQTEKALNIWMNVLEKTSDPEGKFRVLGCLITAHSEMGKYKEMLKYALAQIDTAREMEDPDYLTEGYLNLARSNEKLCDFQKTISYCKTCLNMQGTTIGLQLNGQVCLSMGNAFCGLSVFQKALESYEKALRYAHNNDDKMLECRVCCSLGHFYVQLKDYEKALFFPCKAAELVNDYGKGWSLKYRAMSQYHMAVAYRKLDRLPDSMECCEESMKIAMQHKDRPLQALCLLNFADIHRCRQDVEKAFPRYESAMCIMTEIGNRLGQASVFLGVGKCWFQRNELDKALESLQRAEELAEGVGNKLCSLKVHCLNERIFRKKEQQEELREQVVKFLQCVEELELYCGMCGESIGEKNQQLQALPCSHIFHLKCLQSNGTKGCPKCRRSSMKPGFV